In Zunongwangia profunda SM-A87, the following proteins share a genomic window:
- a CDS encoding rhomboid family intramembrane serine protease produces the protein MGRISESVKVILIANILFFIGSQVIGVKAYELFALWFPENQNFHFWQILTHMFMHGGISHIFFNMFALYIFGSFLEQSIGQNRFLFLYFSAGLGAAGLQILFSYLDFNSAYNALLENGATVAQINDLLNQFDGQSYGMMYNGGNALVNDLASSFMVPMVGASGAIFGVMAAFAVIYPNLPLYIMFIPIPIKAKYLIGGYFLLNVYSAVTGNTLLGPSNTAYWAHIGGAVIGFITMWYWKKNQFNQNRWN, from the coding sequence ATGGGAAGAATTTCGGAATCTGTAAAAGTTATTTTAATAGCAAATATTTTATTTTTTATTGGTAGCCAGGTTATTGGTGTAAAAGCATATGAACTTTTCGCTTTATGGTTTCCCGAGAATCAAAATTTTCATTTTTGGCAGATACTTACACACATGTTTATGCATGGCGGGATTTCGCATATATTCTTCAATATGTTTGCGCTTTATATCTTCGGGAGTTTTTTAGAGCAAAGTATTGGTCAGAATCGCTTTTTATTCCTGTATTTTTCGGCCGGATTGGGGGCAGCAGGGCTTCAGATACTATTTTCTTATCTCGATTTTAATTCGGCTTACAATGCTTTGCTTGAGAACGGTGCTACGGTAGCTCAAATCAATGATTTACTTAACCAGTTTGATGGTCAGTCTTATGGAATGATGTACAATGGTGGGAATGCTTTAGTCAATGATCTTGCCAGTTCTTTTATGGTACCCATGGTTGGAGCTTCAGGAGCAATATTTGGTGTTATGGCAGCATTTGCTGTGATTTATCCAAACTTGCCATTATATATAATGTTTATTCCTATACCCATCAAAGCAAAGTACCTAATAGGGGGTTATTTTCTTTTGAATGTCTATTCAGCCGTGACCGGAAATACTCTTTTAGGACCTTCAAATACGGCCTACTGGGCGCATATTGGGGGTGCAGTTATTGGATTTATCACTATGTGGTACTGGAAGAAAAATCAGTTTAACCAAAATAGGTGGAACTAG
- the ribH gene encoding 6,7-dimethyl-8-ribityllumazine synthase, giving the protein MATEGNNLSEYDKSSIPNAKEFRFGIVVSEWNDKVTEGLFQGAFETLKEHGVLEKKIVRWNVPGSFELTYGCKKMQETYDMLDGIIAIGSVIQGETKHFDFVCQGVSNGITQLNVNSDTPVIFCVLTDNNMQQALDRSGGKHGNKGTEAAIAAIKMAQLRKEARF; this is encoded by the coding sequence ATGGCAACCGAAGGAAATAATCTATCGGAATACGATAAATCTTCAATCCCAAACGCGAAAGAATTTCGGTTTGGGATTGTTGTTTCAGAATGGAATGATAAAGTAACTGAAGGTTTGTTTCAGGGAGCTTTTGAGACCTTAAAGGAACATGGTGTACTAGAGAAAAAAATAGTACGTTGGAACGTGCCGGGAAGTTTTGAATTAACTTACGGCTGCAAGAAAATGCAGGAAACTTATGATATGCTGGATGGTATTATCGCAATAGGAAGTGTGATTCAGGGAGAAACAAAACATTTTGATTTTGTTTGTCAGGGTGTTTCTAATGGAATTACTCAGTTGAATGTAAATAGCGATACTCCGGTCATCTTTTGTGTACTTACCGATAATAATATGCAGCAGGCTTTAGATCGCTCTGGCGGTAAGCACGGAAATAAAGGAACGGAAGCTGCTATTGCAGCGATCAAAATGGCACAATTAAGAAAAGAAGCCAGATTTTAA
- the mutL gene encoding DNA mismatch repair endonuclease MutL, with protein sequence MSDIIQLLPDHVANQIAAGEVVQRPASVIKELLENAIDAYAHNIQVVVKDAGKTLIQIVDDGAGMSLTDARMCFERHATSKIKSAEDLFSLNTKGFRGEALASIAAIAHVELKTKPQNEEVGTCIKIEGSKVTSQEPCVTPKGTSLCVKNLFYNIPARRNFLKSDAVELRHIIDEFQRVAMAHPSIAFSLFHNGGELFQLPSTNHRQRITNIFGAKTNEKLVPVNEDTEIVKISGFVGKPEFAKRSRGEQFFFVNNRFIKSPYLNHAVSAAFDGLLKEKTYPSYFLYLDVNPKSIDINIHPTKTEIKFDDEHALYAMLRSAIKHSLGQFSVAPVLDFDRDANLDTPYEYKNRQAQVPKIEVDRSFNPFENELNTSSIRSGKSHNFRKENTQSWESLYAGLKTTPETNQHQFKQVEFESEEVTGKLFDDNHSGSEAGTFQLQKKYIVSTLKSGILVIDQNRAHTRILYEELLKNITIAAAVSQQLLFPLQLQFNTHEIEMLKEIKESLEQTGFIFSNIEDETVEITGIPTLISESEVGILLEQLLSDFENEVPDNGFSQTDLLAKSLAKGMAVKSGTLLNSTEQQHIVNRLFACKEPDVSPFNKSVFVTLTVDELDKKFT encoded by the coding sequence ATGAGTGATATTATACAACTTTTACCAGATCACGTTGCAAACCAGATTGCTGCGGGAGAGGTAGTACAGCGCCCAGCTTCTGTTATCAAAGAATTACTGGAGAACGCTATAGATGCTTATGCTCATAATATACAGGTCGTAGTAAAAGATGCCGGTAAAACCTTAATACAGATTGTAGACGACGGCGCCGGGATGAGTCTTACAGATGCCCGTATGTGTTTTGAGCGGCATGCGACTTCAAAAATTAAATCTGCTGAAGATCTTTTCAGTTTAAACACAAAAGGTTTTAGGGGAGAAGCATTGGCTTCTATTGCGGCAATTGCTCATGTTGAATTAAAAACCAAACCTCAGAATGAAGAAGTAGGTACCTGTATTAAAATAGAAGGTAGCAAAGTAACTTCACAGGAGCCGTGCGTGACACCAAAAGGAACTTCCCTTTGTGTGAAGAACCTTTTTTACAATATTCCCGCCCGAAGAAACTTTTTAAAATCTGATGCGGTAGAATTGCGCCATATTATCGATGAATTTCAACGTGTAGCTATGGCACATCCTTCAATTGCCTTTTCACTTTTTCATAATGGAGGAGAGCTTTTTCAGTTGCCATCAACAAATCACCGGCAACGAATTACAAATATTTTTGGAGCCAAAACAAACGAAAAGCTGGTTCCGGTAAATGAAGATACCGAGATAGTGAAAATTTCCGGTTTTGTTGGGAAGCCGGAGTTTGCAAAGAGAAGCAGGGGAGAGCAGTTCTTTTTTGTAAATAATAGGTTTATTAAAAGTCCGTATTTAAACCACGCTGTTTCCGCTGCTTTTGATGGTTTATTGAAAGAAAAGACCTATCCAAGTTATTTTCTTTATCTGGATGTAAATCCAAAGAGTATAGATATTAATATCCATCCCACTAAGACCGAAATTAAGTTTGATGACGAGCATGCGCTTTATGCGATGCTAAGAAGTGCCATTAAGCATAGTTTAGGACAGTTTAGCGTAGCTCCTGTTTTAGATTTTGATCGTGACGCGAACCTGGATACACCTTATGAGTATAAAAATAGACAGGCTCAAGTTCCTAAAATCGAAGTAGATCGTAGCTTTAATCCGTTCGAGAACGAATTAAATACATCGTCTATACGATCTGGAAAAAGTCATAATTTTAGAAAAGAAAATACACAGTCCTGGGAAAGTTTATATGCGGGCTTAAAAACAACTCCAGAAACCAATCAGCATCAGTTTAAACAGGTAGAGTTTGAAAGCGAAGAAGTAACCGGGAAGCTTTTTGATGATAATCATTCGGGATCTGAGGCAGGTACATTTCAACTTCAAAAAAAATATATCGTTTCTACGTTGAAAAGCGGCATTTTGGTAATCGACCAAAATCGGGCGCATACCAGAATTTTGTATGAAGAGTTATTAAAAAATATTACGATCGCTGCGGCGGTAAGCCAGCAACTTCTTTTTCCTTTACAATTGCAGTTTAACACGCATGAAATTGAAATGCTTAAAGAAATTAAGGAATCTTTAGAACAAACTGGTTTTATTTTTTCTAATATTGAAGACGAAACTGTAGAGATTACGGGGATACCAACCTTAATCAGCGAAAGTGAAGTTGGTATTTTGCTAGAGCAGCTGTTGTCTGATTTTGAAAATGAAGTTCCTGATAATGGATTTTCACAAACTGATTTGTTGGCAAAATCACTGGCAAAAGGGATGGCCGTGAAATCCGGAACTCTATTAAATAGTACAGAGCAGCAACATATTGTAAATCGATTGTTCGCCTGTAAGGAACCAGATGTAAGTCCGTTTAACAAATCGGTGTTTGTGACCTTAACAGTAGATGAATTAGATAAAAAATTTACCTAA
- a CDS encoding endonuclease/exonuclease/phosphatase family protein: MKKLSWFDKLIFFLNSILAIGLIIAYFLPYIPPKSYPLISVLTLGVPILIIANLVFFLYWLVRMKRQMILSLLIMIVGFGFASKFYRWPFSDDNTRGEYSIMNYNVRMFNKSNWTDEKNIPEKINDIIKEADPDILTIEEYYKNEYLEKKYPYKFIKYRSDKSSFGQAIFSKFPLLAKRSLDFHVDNFTGDNNNAIFTDIIIKKDTIRLYNIHFQSLQVTEDVQEVDNFKNKQESKKVIKNISSGFVRQQNQSERVKRSIDSSEYPVIISGDFNNTAFSYTYNQVRNDRFQDAFVKKGAGFSSTYNLNYFPLRIDFHLLDTVFEINSYERIKVPYSDHYPILTTFSIKN; encoded by the coding sequence ATGAAAAAACTATCCTGGTTTGATAAACTTATCTTCTTTCTTAATTCCATATTGGCAATAGGCCTCATTATAGCTTATTTTTTGCCTTATATACCACCCAAAAGTTATCCTTTAATTTCAGTTTTAACTTTAGGAGTCCCCATTTTAATTATCGCTAACCTTGTTTTCTTTTTATATTGGTTAGTGCGAATGAAGCGACAAATGATATTGTCTCTGTTAATTATGATCGTGGGGTTTGGCTTTGCTTCTAAGTTCTATAGATGGCCATTTAGCGATGATAATACTAGGGGAGAATATTCTATAATGAATTATAATGTTAGGATGTTCAATAAATCAAATTGGACGGATGAAAAGAATATTCCTGAAAAAATTAATGATATAATCAAGGAAGCAGACCCAGATATTTTAACTATAGAAGAATATTACAAAAATGAATACCTGGAAAAAAAATATCCCTATAAATTTATCAAATATCGCTCTGATAAATCATCTTTTGGGCAGGCCATATTTTCTAAGTTTCCGTTGCTTGCCAAGCGGTCTTTAGATTTTCATGTTGATAATTTCACTGGTGATAATAATAATGCCATATTCACTGATATTATTATAAAAAAGGATACCATACGACTTTATAATATACATTTTCAGAGTTTACAAGTAACCGAGGATGTTCAGGAGGTCGATAATTTTAAAAATAAACAGGAATCCAAAAAAGTAATAAAAAATATATCGAGCGGATTTGTTAGGCAGCAAAACCAGTCAGAAAGAGTGAAACGTTCTATTGATTCTTCAGAATACCCGGTTATAATTAGCGGCGATTTTAATAACACAGCTTTTTCCTATACTTATAACCAGGTTAGAAATGATCGGTTTCAGGATGCTTTTGTAAAAAAAGGAGCAGGATTTAGCAGTACTTATAATTTGAATTATTTTCCGCTAAGGATTGATTTTCATTTACTGGATACTGTTTTTGAAATTAATTCCTATGAACGAATTAAAGTACCTTACTCTGATCATTACCCAATTTTAACCACTTTTTCAATTAAAAATTAA
- a CDS encoding WbqC family protein, with amino-acid sequence MDTVLLHPAYFGPVSQYAVIAQYEKIVFENFDSYQKQTHRNRMYIYDANGKLLLNIPIKHKSSLTGAESDGRQLYKEVLIDNSFEWQKQHWRALKASYQTSPFFEFYEDELIYLYEDQFSHLMDFNYRCQAFVFDALGIEPEIKKSEEYFRIPKGMDNGRHLISAKKDFNFLSDRYPQVFETKHQFINNLSILDLIFNLGPQSLEFLERQNLPNFNF; translated from the coding sequence ATGGATACTGTTTTATTACATCCGGCCTATTTTGGTCCTGTTTCGCAGTACGCCGTGATTGCGCAATATGAAAAAATAGTTTTTGAAAACTTTGATAGTTATCAAAAACAGACCCATCGTAACCGGATGTATATCTATGATGCTAATGGAAAATTATTACTAAACATTCCCATTAAGCATAAATCATCGCTTACCGGGGCAGAATCTGATGGGCGTCAACTGTATAAAGAGGTGCTGATCGATAATTCATTCGAATGGCAGAAGCAACATTGGCGTGCTTTAAAAGCATCTTACCAAACCTCTCCATTCTTTGAATTTTACGAAGATGAACTCATTTACTTGTATGAAGATCAATTTTCCCATTTAATGGATTTTAATTACCGGTGCCAGGCGTTTGTTTTTGATGCACTGGGAATTGAACCTGAAATAAAAAAATCTGAAGAATATTTTCGAATTCCTAAAGGAATGGATAATGGCCGACATCTGATTTCAGCCAAAAAAGATTTTAATTTTTTGTCTGATCGTTATCCACAGGTGTTTGAAACTAAACACCAGTTTATAAACAATCTTAGCATTCTGGATTTGATTTTTAATTTAGGACCACAAAGTTTAGAATTCCTTGAAAGACAGAACCTACCTAATTTTAATTTTTAA
- the lepB gene encoding signal peptidase I, whose product MTFTEWFIFFLVVQVIHFAGTWKLYQKADRKAWEALVPVYNAVILMKIINRPWWWVILLFIPIVNLIMFPVIWVETLRSFGKNSSLDTWLGILTLGFYIYYVNYTQDVKHIKDRSIKPKTTVGEWVSSILFAVVAATIVHGYFMQPFTIPTSSLEKTLLVGDYLFVSKFHYGARIPQTPIAFPMVHDTIPGIGIKSYLSEPQIPYFRLPGFEKVKKNDIVVFNWPVDTVNAFHQYGDGKYYHKPIDKKSNYVKRCVATPGDSLEIIAGKIHINGQPLQLSERAKPQYSYQGTTNGQELTPQYMYQMYDITDGFYYNKATNEFIISALPEEAEERLKNNPYIKTLERRVYPEDQKTASLFPNDKKKRYNLDYFGPIYIPEAGKTVKITPESLPYYRRIIEVYEGSEMGIDNKISLNGTQVLLNGQPFDSYTFKQDYYWMMGDNRHNSEDSRSWGYVPYNHVVGKPVFIWFSKDKYASGFLDGIRWDRMFTTVKGEGKPVSYLPYFLILLVIFFGFNYFRKRKKSDS is encoded by the coding sequence ATGACATTTACAGAGTGGTTTATTTTCTTTCTGGTTGTGCAGGTGATTCATTTTGCAGGAACCTGGAAATTATATCAAAAAGCAGATAGAAAAGCATGGGAAGCATTAGTTCCAGTTTACAATGCGGTAATTTTGATGAAAATCATTAATCGCCCGTGGTGGTGGGTAATTTTGCTATTTATTCCTATTGTAAATCTTATTATGTTCCCGGTAATTTGGGTAGAAACTTTAAGAAGTTTTGGAAAAAACAGCAGCTTGGATACCTGGTTAGGAATACTCACACTAGGCTTTTATATTTATTATGTTAATTATACCCAGGATGTAAAACACATAAAAGATAGGAGTATAAAACCAAAAACAACCGTTGGAGAATGGGTAAGTTCCATTTTATTTGCTGTGGTGGCAGCCACTATAGTCCACGGTTATTTTATGCAGCCTTTCACCATTCCTACCTCTTCGCTAGAAAAAACCCTTCTAGTTGGTGATTATCTTTTTGTAAGTAAGTTTCACTATGGGGCAAGAATTCCGCAAACTCCCATAGCTTTTCCTATGGTACATGATACCATACCCGGCATAGGTATTAAATCTTATCTCTCAGAACCTCAAATCCCATATTTCCGATTACCGGGTTTCGAAAAAGTGAAGAAAAATGATATCGTGGTTTTTAACTGGCCTGTAGATACCGTAAACGCTTTTCACCAGTATGGTGACGGGAAATATTATCATAAGCCAATCGATAAAAAATCGAATTACGTAAAACGTTGCGTAGCCACACCTGGCGATTCTTTAGAAATTATAGCTGGTAAAATTCATATTAACGGGCAACCCCTTCAGTTATCTGAAAGGGCGAAGCCACAATATTCTTATCAGGGAACTACTAATGGGCAGGAACTTACTCCGCAGTACATGTATCAAATGTATGATATTACTGATGGTTTCTACTACAACAAAGCAACCAACGAGTTTATAATCTCTGCACTTCCTGAAGAGGCTGAAGAAAGATTGAAAAATAATCCGTATATCAAAACTCTGGAAAGACGGGTTTATCCTGAAGATCAAAAAACAGCCAGCTTATTCCCTAACGATAAGAAAAAGCGATATAATCTGGATTACTTTGGCCCGATCTATATTCCTGAAGCGGGGAAAACCGTAAAAATTACTCCAGAATCTTTACCTTATTACCGCCGAATCATTGAAGTTTATGAAGGCAGCGAAATGGGAATCGATAATAAAATCAGCCTAAACGGTACCCAGGTACTTTTAAATGGCCAACCTTTCGATTCTTATACTTTTAAACAGGATTATTACTGGATGATGGGTGATAATCGTCATAACAGTGAAGATAGCCGTAGTTGGGGATACGTACCCTACAACCATGTGGTAGGTAAACCGGTTTTTATATGGTTTAGTAAAGATAAATATGCCTCTGGTTTCTTAGATGGTATTCGATGGGATAGAATGTTTACAACGGTTAAAGGGGAAGGTAAACCTGTATCCTATCTCCCATATTTCCTAATTTTACTCGTGATTTTCTTCGGTTTTAATTATTTCAGAAAACGTAAAAAATCAGATTCTTAA
- a CDS encoding DUF721 domain-containing protein produces MKRNNENLSLGDVLKEFVSKNNLEKGLDKVHVRDAWNQQMGPAIQKYTTAIKLQGTTLYVQLSSSVLREELSYGKEKIVKMLNEELGKELIEKLVLR; encoded by the coding sequence ATGAAAAGGAATAATGAGAATTTGAGTTTAGGAGACGTTTTAAAGGAATTTGTATCTAAAAATAACCTGGAGAAAGGTCTTGATAAAGTACATGTTCGCGATGCATGGAACCAACAAATGGGCCCGGCAATCCAAAAATATACCACCGCTATAAAACTACAGGGAACTACGCTTTATGTGCAGTTAAGCTCTTCGGTCCTGCGAGAAGAATTAAGCTATGGCAAAGAAAAGATCGTAAAAATGCTTAATGAAGAATTAGGAAAAGA
- a CDS encoding rhomboid family intramembrane serine protease, producing the protein MRASDKIRYKINTATVTEKLIAINVLVFLFFGVLNTVFSLFKISGFTAFYDWFVLPSDPAEFILKPWTIISYSFLHGGIWHLASNMLILYFSGIYFLNFFSPKRLLNYYFLGVIIGGLVFMLSYNLFPAFSGGKSYLVGASAGVMAVLIGVATQAPNMYVRLLIIGNVKFWWIAATLVAIDIIQIPMGNAGGHLAHLGGAGLGYLYTTQLHKGNDIGAWWENLMDGIANLFKKREKKAKMKTVHNTSKRASKASYASASRTSSTMSKSEKQQRIDSILDKISKSGYESLTKAEKDFLFQAGKDD; encoded by the coding sequence ATGAGGGCATCAGATAAGATACGCTATAAAATAAACACAGCCACGGTTACAGAGAAGCTTATCGCCATAAACGTGCTTGTTTTTTTATTTTTTGGGGTTCTGAATACGGTATTTTCCCTTTTTAAAATATCCGGATTTACCGCTTTTTACGACTGGTTTGTATTACCCTCGGATCCTGCGGAATTTATTCTGAAACCCTGGACGATCATTTCGTATTCTTTTTTACACGGAGGGATTTGGCATTTGGCTTCAAACATGTTGATATTATATTTTTCGGGAATATATTTTCTAAATTTCTTTTCTCCTAAACGGCTTTTGAATTATTATTTTTTGGGAGTGATCATAGGAGGTTTGGTGTTTATGCTGAGTTATAATTTATTCCCTGCCTTTTCGGGTGGTAAATCCTATCTTGTAGGCGCTTCAGCCGGAGTAATGGCGGTTTTAATTGGAGTTGCTACTCAGGCTCCGAATATGTATGTTCGATTGCTAATTATTGGAAATGTAAAGTTTTGGTGGATTGCAGCTACTTTGGTTGCCATAGATATTATCCAGATCCCTATGGGCAATGCCGGTGGTCATTTAGCGCATCTTGGTGGGGCTGGATTAGGCTACCTATATACGACACAACTTCATAAAGGAAATGATATTGGAGCCTGGTGGGAAAATTTGATGGATGGTATTGCAAATCTGTTTAAAAAACGAGAGAAGAAGGCCAAAATGAAGACGGTGCATAATACGTCTAAAAGAGCGTCTAAAGCATCCTATGCTTCTGCTTCAAGGACTTCTTCAACCATGTCTAAATCTGAAAAGCAACAAAGAATAGATTCAATTTTGGACAAAATTAGCAAGAGCGGATATGAAAGTTTAACGAAAGCAGAAAAAGATTTTCTTTTTCAGGCGGGTAAAGATGACTAG
- the recF gene encoding DNA replication/repair protein RecF (All proteins in this family for which functions are known are DNA-binding proteins that assist the filamentation of RecA onto DNA for the initiation of recombination or recombinational repair.) gives MHLKHLSLLNYKNLESSSFDFDPKINCMVGHNGVGKTNVLDSIYHLAFGKSYFNPITSQNINHEADFFVVDGTFEKNDKEEQILVSAKRGQKKVIKRNQKPYEKVSEHIGFIPAVIISPADRDLIIEGSETRRKFMDGVISQSDSGYLNDLINYSKIVSQRNSLLKYFAANHTFDRDTLEVYNLQLNDLGTKLYKKRVDFLQEFVPIFNKRYAEITNNKEPVSIEYKSQLSHKTLSKLLEDQLQKDMVLQYTSVGTHKDDLSFEIEGHPIKKFGSQGQQKSFLVALKLAQFDFIKKISGVNPILLLDDVFDKLDEQRVAHIVALVATNELGQIFISDTHAERTEKVVKESNQTYKIFKL, from the coding sequence ATGCATCTAAAACATCTTTCCCTTTTAAATTATAAGAATCTGGAGTCGTCTTCTTTCGACTTTGATCCTAAGATTAACTGTATGGTTGGGCATAACGGTGTTGGAAAAACAAATGTTTTAGACAGTATTTATCACCTTGCTTTCGGAAAAAGTTATTTTAATCCTATTACCAGCCAAAACATTAATCATGAAGCCGATTTCTTCGTGGTTGATGGTACTTTTGAAAAGAACGATAAAGAGGAGCAAATTTTAGTTAGCGCTAAACGTGGACAAAAAAAAGTCATTAAAAGAAATCAAAAACCTTATGAGAAGGTTAGTGAACATATTGGCTTTATTCCGGCAGTAATTATTTCTCCGGCAGATCGGGATCTAATTATAGAAGGTAGCGAAACCCGGAGAAAGTTTATGGATGGTGTTATTTCCCAAAGTGATAGTGGATACTTAAACGATCTTATTAACTATTCCAAAATTGTTTCACAGCGAAATTCTCTTTTAAAATACTTTGCGGCCAATCATACCTTCGATAGAGATACACTTGAAGTATATAACCTTCAACTAAACGATTTAGGAACAAAATTGTATAAAAAGCGAGTAGATTTTTTACAGGAATTTGTGCCAATTTTCAACAAAAGATATGCTGAAATTACCAACAATAAAGAACCGGTAAGCATCGAGTATAAAAGTCAGCTTTCCCATAAAACACTCTCTAAACTCTTAGAGGATCAGCTTCAAAAAGACATGGTCTTACAATATACCAGTGTAGGCACGCATAAGGATGACTTAAGTTTTGAGATTGAAGGCCACCCCATCAAGAAATTCGGCTCGCAGGGACAGCAAAAATCATTTTTAGTGGCCTTAAAACTGGCACAATTCGATTTTATAAAAAAAATAAGCGGCGTTAACCCAATTTTACTACTTGATGATGTTTTTGATAAACTGGATGAACAACGTGTAGCACATATTGTTGCTTTAGTAGCCACTAACGAGCTTGGACAAATTTTTATAAGCGATACCCATGCCGAAAGGACCGAAAAAGTAGTCAAAGAAAGTAACCAAACCTATAAAATATTTAAATTGTGA
- a CDS encoding tetratricopeptide repeat protein, protein MATYKKRGYKPPKEKIQDVEENNENEYVDGQSTTEEVFNTLDEGASRTETWVADNQKYIYIVLGIVVIAVLGYLGYEQWIQEPKKAEAANEMAQAQNYMQAAMSAGATQSDSLYNLALNGGEGKYGFLDIIDNYGGTPSANIASYNAGFAYLYTGKYQEAIDYLEDFKSDDEILAPLATGGIGDAFMQLEQPEEALDYYVKAANMRSNSFTTPKFLLKAAITALEVGNAEDALKYLNKLENEYPESPEAGEAPVFIGQAQAMNE, encoded by the coding sequence ATGGCAACATATAAGAAAAGAGGATATAAACCACCAAAGGAGAAAATCCAGGACGTAGAAGAAAACAACGAAAACGAATATGTAGATGGGCAATCCACTACAGAAGAAGTTTTCAATACGCTGGATGAGGGAGCCAGTCGTACCGAAACATGGGTAGCCGACAATCAAAAATACATTTACATTGTATTGGGAATTGTAGTGATCGCTGTTTTGGGGTATCTTGGATACGAACAATGGATTCAGGAACCAAAAAAAGCCGAAGCTGCTAATGAAATGGCACAGGCACAAAATTATATGCAGGCAGCTATGAGTGCTGGAGCTACACAAAGTGACTCCCTTTATAACCTTGCATTAAATGGCGGTGAAGGGAAATATGGTTTCTTAGATATTATTGACAACTACGGGGGTACTCCCAGTGCAAATATCGCTTCTTATAATGCTGGTTTCGCTTATCTTTATACAGGTAAATATCAGGAAGCTATAGATTATCTTGAGGACTTTAAAAGCGATGACGAGATCTTAGCGCCCTTGGCAACTGGTGGTATTGGAGATGCTTTTATGCAATTAGAGCAACCAGAGGAAGCTTTAGATTATTATGTGAAAGCTGCAAATATGAGATCTAACAGCTTTACTACACCAAAATTTTTATTGAAAGCTGCGATTACAGCCTTAGAAGTAGGAAATGCTGAAGATGCTTTAAAGTATCTAAACAAATTGGAAAATGAATATCCAGAGTCTCCGGAAGCAGGTGAAGCACCTGTATTTATTGGTCAGGCTCAGGCAATGAATGAATAA
- a CDS encoding lipocalin family protein, with protein sequence MKNTGVFFLLFSLILLSCNKQDPKEQIQFIEGYWEIDKVEVSPDSTITYSINDNIDYFEVKGNSGQRTKLRPQLDGSFKTTNSAEKIELKIEEDSLRIYYKTAFDNWKETVLKASPEELVIKSNQDKIYHYKHYTPKSIDTNEKE encoded by the coding sequence GTGAAAAATACCGGAGTATTTTTTTTGTTATTCAGTTTAATCCTGTTAAGTTGTAATAAGCAGGATCCCAAAGAACAAATACAGTTTATAGAAGGATACTGGGAAATTGATAAGGTTGAAGTTAGCCCGGATTCTACCATAACCTATTCTATAAATGATAATATAGATTATTTTGAAGTAAAGGGGAACAGCGGGCAACGCACCAAATTAAGACCTCAATTAGACGGAAGCTTTAAAACCACCAATTCTGCTGAAAAAATTGAGCTGAAAATAGAAGAGGATAGCCTTAGGATTTATTACAAAACCGCCTTCGATAATTGGAAAGAAACCGTTTTAAAAGCTTCTCCTGAAGAGTTAGTCATAAAATCAAATCAGGATAAAATTTATCATTACAAACACTATACCCCTAAAAGCATCGACACCAATGAAAAGGAATAA